The following coding sequences lie in one Arachis ipaensis cultivar K30076 chromosome B03, Araip1.1, whole genome shotgun sequence genomic window:
- the LOC107629439 gene encoding beta-galactosidase 9 codes for MKNKKMQTSNSTIVIVLFACFCFVTVTEAEEYFKPFNVSYDHRALIIDGHRRILISAGIHYPRATPEMWPDLIAKSKEGGADVIETYVFWNGHEPARGQYNFEGRYDLVKFAKLVASKGLYFFLRIGPYACAEWNFGGFPVWLRDIPGIVFRTDNEPFKVEMERFVSKVVNIMRDEKLFSWQGGPIILLQIENEYGNIEGSFGKAGKEYTKWAAGMALSLGAGVPWVMCKQTDAPYDIIDTCNAYYCDGFKPNSPHKPIMWTENWDGWYTQWGERLPHRPVEDLAFAVARFFQRGGSFQNYYMFFGGTNFGRTAGGPLQITSYDYDAPIDEYGLLSEPKWGHLKDLHAALKLCEPALVAADSPTYIKLGPKQEAHVYQLDVRPKLVNLSLSGFSSICSAFLANIDEKKTATVTFQGRTYTLPPWSVSILPDCRNTVYNTAKIGAQTSVKLLDFDLPLVSSLFPSQKLINQDGIFRSSSSWVTAKEPIRVWSNSSFTVQGILEHLNVTKDQSDYLWYSTRIYVSDSDILFWKENDVTPKLTIDGIRDILRVFINGQLIGNTVGHWIKVVQTVQFAPGYNDLTLLSQTVGLQNYGAFLEKDGGGIRGTIKLTGFENGDIDLSKSFWTYQVGLQGEFLEFYSEENDNAEWVELSPEALPSIFTWYKTYFDVPDGTNPIALDLQSMGKGQVWVNGNHIGRYWTWVSPKDGCEQFCDYRGAYSSDKCTTNCGKPTQTLYHVPRSWLRASNNLLVILEETGGNPFAISVKLHSARTICAQVSESHYPPLQKLVNVDVIGQEVSVDNMIPEMHLWCQDGQIISSITFAGFGTPEGSCQNFSQGQCHAPSSMSTVSKACQGKSSCSIKISSSVFGGDPCEGVVKTLAVEARCTSPSSDGFVSSV; via the exons AtgaagaacaagaagatgcagACGTCGAATTCTACAATCGTAATTGTGCTGTTTGCGTGTTTCTGCTTCGTAACGGTCACGGAGGCAGAAGAATACTTCAAGCCCTTCAATGTCAGCTACGATCACAGGGCTCTCATTATCGACGGCCACCGTCGCATCCTCATCTCTGCCGGAATTCACTACCCTCGCGCCACTCCCGAG ATGTGGCCTGATCTGATTGCAAAGAGCAAGGAAGGCGGGGCAGACGTAATTGAAACTTATGTTTTCTGGAATGGGCATGAACCAGCGAGAGGACAG TATAATTTTGAAGGGAGATATGATCTTGTGAAGTTTGCAAAACTTGTTGCATCCAAGGGACTCTATTTCTTTTTGCGTATAGGACCTTATGCTTGTGCTGAGTGGAACTTTGG GGGTTTTCCTGTGTGGTTGCGTGATATCCCTGGTATTGTATTTAGAACAGACAATGAACCTTTCAAG GTGGAGATGGAGCGGTTTGTTTCTAAGGTGGTGAACATAATGAGAGACGAAAAGCTGTTTTCTTGGCAAGGAGGTCCTATAATTTTGTTGCAG ATTGAGAATGAATATGGGAACATTGAAGGCTCCTTTGGCAAGGCAGGTAAAGAGTATACTAAATGGGCAGCTGGAATGGCTCTAAGTCTTGGTGCTGGTGTTCCTTGGGTCATGTGCAAGCAAACtgatgctccatatgatatt ATTGATACATGCAACGCATACTATTGTGATGGGTTCAAACCTAACTCTCCTCACAAACCAATTATGTGGACAGAGAACTGGGATGGATG GTATACTCAATGGGGTGAAAGATTGCCCCATAGACCTGTTGAAGACCTTGCATTTGCTGTTGCACGGTTTTTCCAGCGTGGAGGAAGCTTTCAGAACTACTATATG TTTTTTGGTGGAACAAATTTTGGTCGCACTGCAGGGGGACCCCTGCAAATTACAAGTTACGATTATGATGCTCCAATTGATGAGTATG GTCTGCTTAGTGAGCCAAAATGGGGTCACTTGAAAGATTTACATGCTGCTTTAAAGCTTTGTGAGCCTGCTTTGGTGGCAGCTGATTCACCAACATACATAAAATTGGGCCCAAAGCAAGAG GCACATGTGTACCAATTAGATGTTCGCCCTAAATTAGTGAACTTGTCTCTTTCTGGATTTTCTAGTATATGCTCAGCATTTCTTGCCAACATTGACGAAAAGAAAACAGCTACTGTGACCTTCCAAGGTCGAACATATACTCTACCACCATGGTCTGTGAGTATTTTACCAGATTGCAGGAATACAGTTTACAATACTGCCAAG ATTGGAGCACAAACTTCAGTCAAATTGTTAGACTTTGATTTGCCACTTGTCTCAAGTCTTTTCCCATCCCAGAAATTGATCAATCAAGATGGCATTTTCCGCAGCTCAAGTTCTTGGGTGACTGCAAAAGAGCCAATTCGTGTTTGGAGTAACAGCAGTTTCACTGTACAAGGTATATTGGAGCATTTAAATGTAACAAAGGATCAATCTGATTATCTTTGGTATTCAACCAG AATATATGTTTCAGATAGCGACATCTTGTTTTGGAAGGAAAATGATGTTACTCCAAAACTTACTATAGATGGCATCCGTGACATACTGCGTGTATTTATCAATGGCCAGCTTATAG GTAACACTGTTGGTCATTGGATCAAGGTGGTCCAGACAGTTCAATTTGCTCCAGGATACAATGATTTAACACTGTTATCTCAGACAGTGGGCTTACAG AATTACGGTGCCTTCCTTGAGAAAGATGGTGGAGGGATTAGAGGTACAATCAAGCTCACGGGATTCGAAAATGGAGATATAGATCTTTCAAAATCATTTTGGACCTACCAG GTTGGACTTCAGGGTGAGTTTCTAGAATTTTACAGTGAAGAGAATGATAATGCAGAATGGGTTGAATTAAGTCCTGAGGCCCTTCCATCCATATTTACATGGTACAAG ACATATTTTGATGTCCCTGATGGCACAAATCCAATTGCTCTTGACCTGCAAAGCATGGGGAAAGGTCAGGTTTGGGTGAATGGCAATCATATTGGACGATACTGGACATGGGTCTCCCCTAAAGATGGATGTGAACAATTTTGTGATTATCGTGGAGCATACAGTTCGGACAAGTGTACAACTAATTGTGGAAAACCTACTCAAACCTT GTACCATGTGCCACGGTCATGGCTGAGAGCATCAAACAATTTACTTGTCATTTTGGAGGAAACAGGTGGAAATCCATTTGCGATTTCTGTTAAGTTGCATTCGGCCAGGACAATATGTGCTCAAGTGTCAGAATCGCACTATCCACCGTTGCAGAAATTGGTGAATGTAGATGTCATTGGTCAAGAAGTTTCCGTAGATAATATGATTCCTGAAATGCATTTATGGTGCCAAGATGGACAGATAATTTCCTCCATAACTTTTGCTGGTTTTGGAACACCTGAAGGTAGTTGTCAGAATTTTTCTCAAGGGCAATGCCATGCACCTAGTTCAATGTCCACGGTATCCAAG GCTTGCCAAGGGAAAAGTAGCTGTTCAATCAAAATATCGAGCAGTGTGTTCGGAGGTGACCCATGTGAAGGTGTTGTCAAAACATTGGCTGTGGAGGCAAGGTGCACATCACCGTCAAGTGATGGCTTCGTAAGCAGCGTTTAG
- the LOC107629437 gene encoding TMV resistance protein N isoform X1, with protein MECRSIQSMASSSTRPKYDVFVSFRGEDVRNTFADHLFAAFRRNGIVAFRDDRNLLQGQHISTELVQAIEGSQVLIVIFSKNYATSSWCLQELAKMLDCSNTITEPNLLPIFYDVTPSEVRKQTGNYGKALAEHEERFKDNSNMVQQWRESLLQVANLSGWDIQNKQENGEIEKIVKRVRSKLGCNLSSVDGLVGMQSRVEQLENLIDFNSDNEVRVVGVCGMGGIGKSTLARVVYGRNLHKFGAHCFVDDISKVFRGVGLLSLQKQLVCQITNGEIQDIYNHYEANSLIKTMLRCQKALIVLDNADDVEQLENLGVTRDCLYPGSRIVVTSRDQHVLNSFGLDQTYKVQLLNEDEAHQLFCEKAFNDNIIISCDEISREYKKLTDLALEYAQGLPLAIKVLGSYLRGRDISVWRSALDRLKNNPKKEIADVLQLSFDGLEPMEKEIFLDIACFFNHEYKLSVEDMLYCRGLHPKIGISVLIDKSLITIDGDYIRMHDLLQELGMRIVRQSAPNEPWKWSRIWCKEDFQRIMFGNTVIDDVKAVQLRGLYDEERNMTLRAETLSRMKRLEFLEIKSVSFSGSFNSISSELRYLEWEEYPFTYFPSCCKLSKLVKLVLQKSNIKQLWDGTMCPDNLKELDLSDSKNLVKTPNLSQAPNLEVLILRECRKLKHIHPSTGDLRKLVELDLSECTSLMSFPITVFGISSLKYVNLSGCSRLFSGKELENGSESGIQCQSTVWSTFKRLKLRLPFHFFNSSKSRYNHVFRLWRLSVARLSCVYSLDLSYCNLHTIPEAISSLHYLEILDFRGNNIVRVPDFINKLPRLIVLKLDNCKRLMYVDEFPLPFPYPAVERTKLVKWGELRMWNCPKIVEKERLSGMGSSWMREYIKVRACCCCHYCCSCLRAVHLIIRVVCVLWLQVHNESLGRLAIVIPGSGAPIPRWFKHQNKGADNSMWIESFPNANDNDWIGIALCAEILVQFAPPVAIELYFYDQTEKVNLKHLVCLEKEEEVRGELVHLCLFYFSRQLLIRDGKQHDLDGSRFEFKEFNHRYVEVKKWGMRVVLNQDLE; from the exons ATGGAGTGCAGGAGCATCCAAAGCATGGCATCAAGCAGCACAAGACCCAAATATGACGTGTTTGTGAGCTTCAGAGGTGAGGACGTACGCAACACCTTCGCTGATCATCTATTTGCAGCTTTCCGTAGAAACGGAATAGTTGCATTCAGGGACGATAGGAATCTGTTGCAAGGACAGCACATCTCCACTGAGCTGGTGCAAGCAATTGAAGGATCTCAGGTTCTCATTGTCATCTTCTCTAAAAACTATGCTACCTCTTCATGGTGCTTGCAGGAACTCGCTAAGATGCTTGATTGCAGCAATACGATAACAGAACCAAATCTGTTGCCTATTTTCTACGATGTGACTCCGTCTGAGGTGCGTAAACAGACCGGAAACTATGGGAAAGCCTTGGCTGAGCATGAAGAAAGATTCAAAGATAACTCAAACATGGTGCAACAGTGGAGGGAATCTCTGCTGCAAGTGGCCAATCTCTCTGGTTGGGATATACAAAATAA GCAGGAGAATGGAGAGATTGAAAAAATTGTTAAAAGGGTAAGAAGCAAACTAGGTTGCAATTTGTCAAGTGTGGATGGGTTGGTTGGGATGCAATCTCGTGTGGAACAATTGGAAAACCTGATTGATTTCAACTCCGATAATGAAGTTCGGGTTGTAGGCGTTTGTGGCATGGGTGGGATAGGAAAGTCAACACTTGCTAGGGTGGTGTATGGTAGAAACCTTCATAAATTTGGTGCTCATTGTTTTGTTGACGATATAAGCAAAGTTTTTCGTGGAGTTGGTCTACTTTCTCTACAAAAGCAACTTGTTTGTCAAATTACAAATGGAGAGATCCAAGATATATACAATCATTACGAGGCTAATAGTTTGATAAAAACTATGCTACGCTGTCAAAAGGCTCTGATTGTTCTAGATAATGCTGATGATGTTGAACAGTTAGAGAACCTTGGCGTGACTCGTGATTGTCTATATCCAGGAAGCAGAATTGTAGTAACTTCTAGAGATCAACATGTCTTGAACTCTTTTGGGCTAGATCAAACATACAAAGTTCAACTCTTGAATGAGGATGAAGCTCATCAATTGTTCTGTGAAAAAGCTTTTAATGATAATATAATTATAAGTTGTGACGAGATTAGCAGAGAGTACAAAAAGTTGACGGATCTTGCACTTGAATATGCTCAAGGCCTTCCCTTGGCGATCAAAGTTTTGGGGTCATATCTACGCGGTCGAGATATCTCTGTATGGAGAAGTGCCTTAGATAGACTGAAAAATAATCCAAAGAAGGAAATCGCAGATGTGCTTCAACTTAGTTTTGATGGATTGGAACCCATGGAAAAGGAAATATTTTTGGACATTGCTTGTTTCTTTAACCACGAATATAAATTGTCTGTGGAAGACATGTTGTACTGTCGTGGTCTTCATCCAAAGATTGGAATAAGTGTACTCATCGATAAATCATTAATAACAATTGATGGAGACTATATTAGAATGCATGACCTGTTGCAAGAGTTAGGCATGAGAATAGTTCGGCAAAGTGCTCCAAATGAGCCATGGAAGTGGAGTAGGATATGGTGCAAAGAGGATTTTCAACGTATTATGTTTGGAAATACG GTAATTGATGATGTTAAGGCCGTTCAATTGAGGGGATTATATGATGAAGAAAGAAATATGACATTAAGAGCTGAAACATTATCAAGAATGAAACGACTTGAATTTCTCGAAATAAAAAGTGTTAGTTTTTCTGGAAGTTTTAATAGCATTTCTAGCGAATTGCGATATCTCGAGTGGGAAGAATATCCGTTTACGTATTTTCCATCATGTTGTAAGCTATCCAAGCTTGTGAAATTAGTCTTGCAAAAGAGCAACATCAAGCAACTATGGGATGGCACAATG TGTCCGGACAATTTGAAGGAATTGGATCTCTCTGACTCCAAAAATCTTGTGAAGACTCCAAACCTTAGCCAGGCTCCAAATCTTGAGGTGCTGATCCTTAGAGAATGTAGAAAGCTTAAGCACATACATCCATCAACTGGAGACCTAAGAAAACTTGTTGAGTTAGATTTGAGTGAGTGCACAAGTTTAATGAGCTTCCCCATCACTGTATTCGGTATATCTTCACTAAAATATGTTAATCTGAGCGGGTGCTCAAGATTATTTAGTGGGAAAGAGCTGGAAAATGGAAGTGAGAGTGGTATCCAATGCCAATCGACAGTATGGTCCACTTTTAAAAGGCTTAAGCTTAGGTTACCATTccatttcttcaattcttctaaAAGTAGATACAACCATGTGTTCCGTCTGTGGAGGCTTTCTGTGGCTCGCTTAAGCTGCGTGTATTCTCTTGACCTAAGTTATTGTAATCTGCATACTATCCCTGAGGCCATATCATCCTTACATTATTTAGAGATCTTAGATTTCAGGGGAAACAATATAGTTAGAGTACCTGATTTCATAAACAAGCTTCCCAGACTGATAGTGTTGAAGTTAGATAACTGCAAACGGCTAATGTATGTAGATGAGTTCCCGTTGCCATTCCCCTATCCAGCGGTAGAGCGAACAAAACTTGTGAAATGGGGAGAATTGAGGATGTGGAACTGCCCGAAAATAGTAGAGAAGGAAAGGCTGAGTGGAATGGGTAGTTCATGGATGAGAGAGTACATTAAGGTGCGTGCGTGTTGTTGTTGCCATTATTGCTGCTCTTGTTTACGGGCTGTGCATCTAATCATTAGGGTTGTTTGTGTTTTGTGGTTACAGGTACACAATGAATCCCTTGGTAGACTTGCTATTGTAATTCCAGGGAGTGGAGCTCCAATTCCAAGGTGGTTTAAGCATCAGAATAAGGGGGCAGATAATTCAATGTGGATAGAATCATTTCCGAATGCCAATGACAATGATTGGATTGGCATTGCCCTTTGTGCCGAGATTCTTGTTCAGTTTGCACCACCCGTTGCCATTGAGCTCTACTTTTACGACCAAACAGAAAAAGTCAATCTCAAGCACCTTGTTTGTCTTGAAAAGGAGGAGGAGGTGAGGGGTGAATTGGTTCACCTCTGCCTATTCTATTTTTCTCGCCAACTACTCATTCGGGATGGAAAGCAGCATGATCTTGATGGATCCCGCTTTGAATTCAAAGAATTTAACCACCGCTATGTGGAAGTGAAGAAGTGGGGAATGCGTGTGGTACTGAACCAGGATTTGGAGTAA
- the LOC107629437 gene encoding TMV resistance protein N isoform X2, whose product MECRSIQSMASSSTRPKYDVFVSFRGEDVRNTFADHLFAAFRRNGIVAFRDDRNLLQGQHISTELVQAIEGSQVLIVIFSKNYATSSWCLQELAKMLDCSNTITEPNLLPIFYDVTPSEVRKQTGNYGKALAEHEERFKDNSNMVQQWRESLLQVANLSGWDIQNKQENGEIEKIVKRVRSKLGCNLSSVDGLVGMQSRVEQLENLIDFNSDNEVRVVGVCGMGGIGKSTLARVVYGRNLHKFGAHCFVDDISKVFRGVGLLSLQKQLVCQITNGEIQDIYNHYEANSLIKTMLRCQKALIVLDNADDVEQLENLGVTRDCLYPGSRIVVTSRDQHVLNSFGLDQTYKVQLLNEDEAHQLFCEKAFNDNIIISCDEISREYKKLTDLALEYAQGLPLAIKVLGSYLRGRDISVWRSALDRLKNNPKKEIADVLQLSFDGLEPMEKEIFLDIACFFNHEYKLSVEDMLYCRGLHPKIGISVLIDKSLITIDGDYIRMHDLLQELGMRIVRQSAPNEPWKWSRIWCKEDFQRIMFGNTVIDDVKAVQLRGLYDEERNMTLRAETLSRMKRLEFLEIKSVSFSGSFNSISSELRYLEWEEYPFTYFPSCCKLSKLVKLVLQKSNIKQLWDGTMCPDNLKELDLSDSKNLVKTPNLSQAPNLEVLILRECRKLKHIHPSTGDLRKLVELDLSECTSLMSFPITVFGISSLKYVNLSGCSRLFSGKELENGSESGIQCQSTVWSTFKRLKLRLPFHFFNSSKSRYNHVFRLWRLSVARLSCVYSLDLSYCNLHTIPEAISSLHYLEILDFRGNNIVRVPDFINKLPRLIVLKLDNCKRLMYVDEFPLPFPYPAVERTKLVKWGELRMWNCPKIVEKERLSGMGSSWMREYIKVHNESLGRLAIVIPGSGAPIPRWFKHQNKGADNSMWIESFPNANDNDWIGIALCAEILVQFAPPVAIELYFYDQTEKVNLKHLVCLEKEEEVRGELVHLCLFYFSRQLLIRDGKQHDLDGSRFEFKEFNHRYVEVKKWGMRVVLNQDLE is encoded by the exons ATGGAGTGCAGGAGCATCCAAAGCATGGCATCAAGCAGCACAAGACCCAAATATGACGTGTTTGTGAGCTTCAGAGGTGAGGACGTACGCAACACCTTCGCTGATCATCTATTTGCAGCTTTCCGTAGAAACGGAATAGTTGCATTCAGGGACGATAGGAATCTGTTGCAAGGACAGCACATCTCCACTGAGCTGGTGCAAGCAATTGAAGGATCTCAGGTTCTCATTGTCATCTTCTCTAAAAACTATGCTACCTCTTCATGGTGCTTGCAGGAACTCGCTAAGATGCTTGATTGCAGCAATACGATAACAGAACCAAATCTGTTGCCTATTTTCTACGATGTGACTCCGTCTGAGGTGCGTAAACAGACCGGAAACTATGGGAAAGCCTTGGCTGAGCATGAAGAAAGATTCAAAGATAACTCAAACATGGTGCAACAGTGGAGGGAATCTCTGCTGCAAGTGGCCAATCTCTCTGGTTGGGATATACAAAATAA GCAGGAGAATGGAGAGATTGAAAAAATTGTTAAAAGGGTAAGAAGCAAACTAGGTTGCAATTTGTCAAGTGTGGATGGGTTGGTTGGGATGCAATCTCGTGTGGAACAATTGGAAAACCTGATTGATTTCAACTCCGATAATGAAGTTCGGGTTGTAGGCGTTTGTGGCATGGGTGGGATAGGAAAGTCAACACTTGCTAGGGTGGTGTATGGTAGAAACCTTCATAAATTTGGTGCTCATTGTTTTGTTGACGATATAAGCAAAGTTTTTCGTGGAGTTGGTCTACTTTCTCTACAAAAGCAACTTGTTTGTCAAATTACAAATGGAGAGATCCAAGATATATACAATCATTACGAGGCTAATAGTTTGATAAAAACTATGCTACGCTGTCAAAAGGCTCTGATTGTTCTAGATAATGCTGATGATGTTGAACAGTTAGAGAACCTTGGCGTGACTCGTGATTGTCTATATCCAGGAAGCAGAATTGTAGTAACTTCTAGAGATCAACATGTCTTGAACTCTTTTGGGCTAGATCAAACATACAAAGTTCAACTCTTGAATGAGGATGAAGCTCATCAATTGTTCTGTGAAAAAGCTTTTAATGATAATATAATTATAAGTTGTGACGAGATTAGCAGAGAGTACAAAAAGTTGACGGATCTTGCACTTGAATATGCTCAAGGCCTTCCCTTGGCGATCAAAGTTTTGGGGTCATATCTACGCGGTCGAGATATCTCTGTATGGAGAAGTGCCTTAGATAGACTGAAAAATAATCCAAAGAAGGAAATCGCAGATGTGCTTCAACTTAGTTTTGATGGATTGGAACCCATGGAAAAGGAAATATTTTTGGACATTGCTTGTTTCTTTAACCACGAATATAAATTGTCTGTGGAAGACATGTTGTACTGTCGTGGTCTTCATCCAAAGATTGGAATAAGTGTACTCATCGATAAATCATTAATAACAATTGATGGAGACTATATTAGAATGCATGACCTGTTGCAAGAGTTAGGCATGAGAATAGTTCGGCAAAGTGCTCCAAATGAGCCATGGAAGTGGAGTAGGATATGGTGCAAAGAGGATTTTCAACGTATTATGTTTGGAAATACG GTAATTGATGATGTTAAGGCCGTTCAATTGAGGGGATTATATGATGAAGAAAGAAATATGACATTAAGAGCTGAAACATTATCAAGAATGAAACGACTTGAATTTCTCGAAATAAAAAGTGTTAGTTTTTCTGGAAGTTTTAATAGCATTTCTAGCGAATTGCGATATCTCGAGTGGGAAGAATATCCGTTTACGTATTTTCCATCATGTTGTAAGCTATCCAAGCTTGTGAAATTAGTCTTGCAAAAGAGCAACATCAAGCAACTATGGGATGGCACAATG TGTCCGGACAATTTGAAGGAATTGGATCTCTCTGACTCCAAAAATCTTGTGAAGACTCCAAACCTTAGCCAGGCTCCAAATCTTGAGGTGCTGATCCTTAGAGAATGTAGAAAGCTTAAGCACATACATCCATCAACTGGAGACCTAAGAAAACTTGTTGAGTTAGATTTGAGTGAGTGCACAAGTTTAATGAGCTTCCCCATCACTGTATTCGGTATATCTTCACTAAAATATGTTAATCTGAGCGGGTGCTCAAGATTATTTAGTGGGAAAGAGCTGGAAAATGGAAGTGAGAGTGGTATCCAATGCCAATCGACAGTATGGTCCACTTTTAAAAGGCTTAAGCTTAGGTTACCATTccatttcttcaattcttctaaAAGTAGATACAACCATGTGTTCCGTCTGTGGAGGCTTTCTGTGGCTCGCTTAAGCTGCGTGTATTCTCTTGACCTAAGTTATTGTAATCTGCATACTATCCCTGAGGCCATATCATCCTTACATTATTTAGAGATCTTAGATTTCAGGGGAAACAATATAGTTAGAGTACCTGATTTCATAAACAAGCTTCCCAGACTGATAGTGTTGAAGTTAGATAACTGCAAACGGCTAATGTATGTAGATGAGTTCCCGTTGCCATTCCCCTATCCAGCGGTAGAGCGAACAAAACTTGTGAAATGGGGAGAATTGAGGATGTGGAACTGCCCGAAAATAGTAGAGAAGGAAAGGCTGAGTGGAATGGGTAGTTCATGGATGAGAGAGTACATTAAG GTACACAATGAATCCCTTGGTAGACTTGCTATTGTAATTCCAGGGAGTGGAGCTCCAATTCCAAGGTGGTTTAAGCATCAGAATAAGGGGGCAGATAATTCAATGTGGATAGAATCATTTCCGAATGCCAATGACAATGATTGGATTGGCATTGCCCTTTGTGCCGAGATTCTTGTTCAGTTTGCACCACCCGTTGCCATTGAGCTCTACTTTTACGACCAAACAGAAAAAGTCAATCTCAAGCACCTTGTTTGTCTTGAAAAGGAGGAGGAGGTGAGGGGTGAATTGGTTCACCTCTGCCTATTCTATTTTTCTCGCCAACTACTCATTCGGGATGGAAAGCAGCATGATCTTGATGGATCCCGCTTTGAATTCAAAGAATTTAACCACCGCTATGTGGAAGTGAAGAAGTGGGGAATGCGTGTGGTACTGAACCAGGATTTGGAGTAA
- the LOC107632430 gene encoding zinc finger protein 4-like codes for MAAQSSDACPSESSSISATFQGIDNNTRDNDLASEPDQASNSNNNMERMLDFVKLSNNDVSSIRCSSNVKELDFFNTGKRVMGSSSTWTNNNNVDEGKDENTEEKERTSEPKTFSCNFCKREFSSSQALGGHQNAHKQERAIAKRRQGMDTGAFGHPHFPYYPYHSFFTPSLYGSYNRTLGVRVESMIHKPSYPWSAGLRFGRNHNWSTQRILGSSSSLALDRLSIEGLQPNNEVGGVSGIQASSSNLRKEDDNGGNGNTSQLGDSSTNNVATSLTCHAKDDQDPKPDNEPSSSESPGLDLSLKL; via the coding sequence ATGGCAGCACAAAGTTCTGATGCTTGTCCTTCTGAATCCTCTAGCATCTCTGCCACCTTCCAAGGGATTGATAACAACACAAGGGACAATGATCTAGCTTCTGAACCAGACCAAGCCTCAAATTCCAATAATAATATGGAAAGGATGTTGGATTTTGTGAAGCTCTCCAACAACGATGTTTCATCGATTCGATGTTCTTCCAACGTGAAAGAGCTTGATTTTTTCAACACCGGGAAGAGGGTGATGGGATCATCGTCAACTTggactaataataataatgttgacgaaggaaaagatgaaaacactgaagaaaaagaaaggactTCAGAGCCGAAAACTTTCTCTTGCAATTTTTGCAAGAGAGAGTTCTCGTCCTCTCAAGCCCTTGGTGGGCACCAAAATGCCCACAAACAAGAGCGTGCGATAGCGAAACGTCGCCAAGGGATGGACACGGGTGCTTTTGGTCACCCTCACTTTCCATATTATCCTTACCATAGCTTTTTCACACCATCTTTATATGGGTCCTATAATAGGACACTTGGGGTAAGAGTGGAGTCTATGATTCACAAACCTTCTTATCCTTGGTCTGCTGGTCTTAGGTTTGGTCGTAATCATAATTGGTCAACGCAGAGGATTCTtggttcatcatcatcattagcACTTGATAGGTTAAGTATTGAGGGTTTGCAACCAAATAATGAAGTAGGCGGGGTTAGtggaattcaagcaagttcttcGAATTTGAGAAAAGAAGATGATAATGGTGGTAATGGAAATACTTCCCAATTAGGAGATTCTTCTACCAACAATGTTGCTACAAGTCTCACTTGCCATGCAAAGGATGATCAGGATCCCAAGCCAGATAATGAACCCTCTAGTTCTGAGTCTCCGGGGCTTGATTTGTCACTTAAGCTTTAA